In Melitaea cinxia chromosome 21, ilMelCinx1.1, whole genome shotgun sequence, the sequence acacTCGTCAGACGAGTTAACGACGAATGGATGTATGGAAGATTGCGTAGTGGTGCAGAAGGTCTATTCCCGTCCAATTATGTAGAGGTCAAGGTACCTCTACCGAACGAAAGCCCATCGAGTATTGGTCAAGCGATAGCTCTATACGATTTCAATCCAGCGCAACCAGGCGATCTAAGTTTCAGTGTAGGCGACAAGATCACGGTCCTTTCGAAAATAAGTAATGAATGGTACTTCGGCGACTGTAATGGGCTTAAGGGACAGTTTCCCGCCAACTACGTGCAAATGAGTTagtcaaaatattttgtataatgtcTTTTACCGCGTATATTAGaagcaaataatataaaattctcctgtcaattggtaattattattaaaagaggCCATACAACTGTccaattatattgttaaatgtGATATGAAAGTAGGAACTTAACGAAGACTGATTTTAATGTCTCGTATTTTTTTCTAACATCCTTTTTTTTATGGAATAGGTACGTATAGTGGAACGTCCAGTCCTTATGTAAGGTATCTGTTATGATGTTATCACAAATAGTCCAACACTTAGTGCAATAATGCTATTTTAAAAGTAGGCATATAATAGAAATGATGTAAAATAACGCTACGTGTGCACTTGTCATTGTTAAAGCCATTAACATAATGTACAATGATCGAATTGCGTTTATCGCATTATTGCCATAAAGGATACTGAATTAGCTTTATTATTGTCTGACCTAATTACTGAAACAGCTACTGTATATAAAAACTAGCAATTAAATgactaattgtaaatatttcgcTTGTATTATGTggtttgatattattttgttatggtTGTGTAACGTTCGATCGATCTGAATTATGAATATGTAAAtgtacttttataattatttttatattgtttttttacgtACCCATATACTTTGATTACAAAGTGTGGCTTACTGTATATATAGGAAAAAgaatatatagaaaattacttattattaatattataaaacttgcATCTTCAACAATATCTTTTAAAGTATTTTGTTGGCGAtttgtgtttaattatttattagatgtAGATTTGGTAAACGTATTAACAAGCAAACATTTCTAAAGAACCagatttatcaaaattgttGAAGTCTAattaagaaaagtaaaaaattatgtggtgtcatgggacaccaggtaggaacgaagttccttcggatagtatagaagcaacacaatttgaaaaaaaaaaatatatatattttctaattctagttttttttttattttgttgattggtttttaattgagtaggtacataaaagtatttaggaaatttagtattttagaaaaacaattaccgtaaaataaaataaatcaaacaaaataataataataattcaaactattaagtgaaataaaaaaacatatgtctatttatttgtgtcgacagtataaaattacataaaaaatttaaaaaaagtttactagtaatattttagttttacaaacgtcatattatacagtcgtgtgactgatattacgtcacttccgttatatatttttcttacggttttagtatcacatttttttcagttccgtcgcccagccaaatgtctaGCCTGCCGttaggaacttcgttccaaaaaaataatgtttttatggACCCCTAAAGCTACATTAGGCAGGTATTTTCCGCACTTGcgtataaaaatatgttcaaaTTAAAGGTTTGACGTCAGTtacctaatataataataactttaaatttcataataataatgtatattaaaatgtctACTTTTACAACAGCATAATAGAAATACAATGCAAATTTACTTTGAATCTGGTGTATATGTAATTCTTTtgctttatttaatacattaaaagatGTCAGCCAAAGGCAAGATTatgtttcaattattattaaaaaaaaacttgtattttaataagtttttttcgtGTCATTTATCTGTAAGTAGTTTTTATTTGGTGGGACCATAATTTTAAGTGccttaagtatttttaaatgaaattaataatgaatgtatataattatattatctacttatttataataaaaatcgataacaattttttattttagacattgcCTTTAATTTCTTCATTTAAGTAAGTAGTTAAGTTGCTTTAAAAAGTAATTCAGTTTTTCTATTACTAAATGGTTTAACGACAGCTCGGATTAATGGTCAATATTACTTTTGACAGTTAGCTTCATCACCAggaatttattaattgttagcAGGTTAGcaatcgtataaaaaaaaatgaagatgaGTGATGATATCGTTCAGAAACATTTTGTTACTTGTGTTTAAAAACCAAATTGTTTTTATACAGTGCGTGTTTGTACGGTGTGTGACATTGGTTCTGCCAATAAAACAATTGCTTGAACTGTTAActgatttgaaataaaattctcaTGAGTTATCCAAGTAAAACACGTATATCATCACATAGTGAGATTTATtatttgaacaaaaataatctattttatagatacttaaaatatttacatttgctTAAATTACAACTTAATGTCAACATACCCTGTTCGCTTTTCAACCGTTGTTTGTTAAAACATTGCGGTGGCAAGACAACATTCCAAATGATGTGATACATATGACATTATTAAAGTTACTTCAAATACAGAAAATGCTGtaacgttatatatataaaatctttcACAACTTGTTGAAAAGAGAAAAGAGGGCGAATATGTCTAACAtatctatttaatataaacagtTACTTGTCTAATAACACAGTCCCAAAATATTCCCTAACAGGGGTGAGATTCTGCATAATCCATTGTGTTTCAATGATAGATCAGTTATTATGAGagcttttgatatttttaatttcaatataaaatattcaaaaataaccATTACATAATTCATGGTCGACCACTGATCATTGTGACACATTTTCAGCAGCAGAATTCTGACCCAAATTTAGCAAATTAAATTCCTCCATATTTTTTTAGCTCGAACATTTCTAATTGTATGGATATCCATCTACTTACATTGACATTCAGGTACATATACACAACTATTTGTTTTGTGTTTATTGACAAAATATTGTTCGTGATAAGTtggtttaaaaattatgaaaaaaaatattttgtaatgaaaatagtCTATATGTAAATTCTTTAAATGACTTATTACAAAGATTGTTTGTTCTTTAAATTcgttttataaagtaaaaatggCAAACTGATTTCTGTAACATAAGCTATCAGATAATTAAATATCTGAAGCAATGTTGGTTTGTGCGGAGGTTTTAGCTTCAATTGCAAGTTTTATAAATGGGTGTAAATTTTCTAGCCTCATCTGCTTTATTAATAAGGTCTAATAATCTTGACCAATTGTTTCTGCGAACCTTAAAGCTATATTACACATTAAGATAACATGGCTTTTAAAAGCAACTGAAGCTTGCAAATTTAATAATGTGCCATCTATACACAAAAAGCATATAACCTCTCATtagttgataataatatttacaatatacagACCATTTCTGTAAtgaactgtatttattttataatcgcttgagatgattttttttaggttACACAATCATTGATGATTGAtagcaaattaatttttaaaaataaattttatatttacatgattttaaagataatataaattaatccgGTCTGTATATTGGTATTTTGGGTATAAATTCTATAAGAAGAACGTATTCCATCATTGATGAAGAGTCACAGTGTTGCTTAGTGAGGCGCCAGCGCAGACCCAGTTTATTGTAGAGGCGGCTATTTTCCCATTCCAAAAGCTTATTCAATGAGTGCTGAGTCTGAACaggaaaagtaaataaatttatttaactacaaaatagttaagtaatagTTGattgactaaattaataattaggtcaattttatttttaggcaaTGGTAGACAtatatttacttgtatatttttCAACTTAATGACATGACAATGACACGTTTTTTGTTAaaacttttgttattaattttacccTTCATTCTCAAAAGCATGAGTAGAAATACCTACTCAAAagcctaaaataatattttcatgcTTATACTTTCATTAAACatctatacaaatttaaatcattttcaaACCTTAGAAGAAGTTACTAAATTCCTTTATAAGTTCCTagctaaaaaaatgtaaagtacaTTAAAAGTatcaagtattttaatatagcaATAAGTTTTACTCACCCGTTTACTAAGACATATGACAGGCCATAGAGAGCATCCAAGAGTGCAGCAGCAACATACGCAGCCACAAAATAACCACTTCACATTGACAGGTAATGTTTTTTTCAACACACTGTTAATACGCGCAATAGTCGCCTGGTACTCTTCCGGTGCTACTCGCGACTGCAGTCCAGGTGGAAACTCTCCATTAAATCGATTGCTTAGACCAAACCtgaaattacatattattacatttttaatatattaaataatgcgaatcataataaataattagtatatttttaattaatttgtatgaatATAATGTAACCTTGAACATTATGTaacattaaatagtaaaataaatcttGACTAgatacagtaaaatattgactCAATATTACTCTTATTCAAAGTTAAGAACAATTTCATTGTTTGCTCAAATCAGATCATAATTATTCATTACAAGATACCACAATGAATAGGAAAGTATAGGACAAATATTAGCCTAATCAACTAacctatttattaaagtattttttatttatattaatttattttcaggcGGTtacaaactataataattaagagcaataatgtaactaacaatttcaaattgcatttttaataaaatgaagaaaaaaaatctcttcaATAGCATTAaccaaattatttcaatatctgCATAAGCATACAAAATAAGATATATCGAGTTCAGtaagtaattttgtttgttaccaatttactatttataattttttaacaagttttaaattcaattttcaataaaaaattaacagaaaTGTGATGTGATGTATGTagacaattttcaaaaaaactattttcaatgtcacttcaaaaaatataatttaactgaCTTTATTTATAGCTTGAATTTTTGGAGTTTTATCAGAAGCTTTAGCACATGATCTATTTAATTGGTATAAATATATGGGTTTAGTAttgcatattattattgtttcatttcaGAATAATATCTGTCATATAATTACTTTGATGATTGTAATTACCACACAAtttgtctataatataaaagttagaTAGAAAATAGCTTAGGTCAAATGTCATCCAGGTGttaaaatgcaaataaaataacaatatgtcTATTTCTTATAAGTATCAActttcactgttttttttttttgttccataATTATGTAAAGTCTAATAATGACAATTTTACTGCTGTGCGATAAGCAAAtactatatttacaattatttgtgTCAGCTATTCATACTAAAAATTACTTTCAGAGTTTACTTTAGTtgttttatagaaattaaaCAATACTATAATAATTTGGCGTCTGGTCAATGTCCTCGTCTAAAAATTgttcaatgaaacaaatttataacaaaaaaccaAAAATAGCATTGCACTTGTTTGAGTACTATATCGTATTTAGTAATATCAGCGGCGAACGTAAGGAAAATAGTTCTGTTATTAAGTGGAAGGTAAACAGCTGATAAAATGAAACCTACACTGTCATGTTACCAGCTCCTCGGACAACGATAGGGTCAGGCACTAATGTCACATGCGTCTCTTCTATATTTTCCTCGGGCTCAGTTTCATCCGGATATATAGCATCAAAGTCTGCCATCTTTATAAAACACTAACTTAACACTCTTTAAACTTTTTCTGTTTGTTAAACATAACAAAGAACAGTGTTTGCTAGGATTTTGCATTcattacaaaaagaaatatcaaatgACGTTtccacaaatacaaaataattgtgttgccAAGTTTAATTGAAGTGTtgtaactatttaatttaaacacatGTTATAATAACCAAATAGTAAATTAGTTATAAGTTTAAAACCAATattatattcgtaataaaagtATTACCTTTGTTTTTTACCATTACTAATGATTAACTATAAATAGCTTTGCTTAAAACTATTACTTTCGTACTTAAGCggcataaataattaatcactaGATGGCTCTGAAGTCTGTTGTTCATAATAATCCCTATTACTCTACTTctccactaatattataaaaacaaaagtaatctTGTTTGTCTGTGTTACGATTTCACGCTTAAACTACAAAAccaattttatgtttaaattttatactgaTATAGAATAGACACTGGAAAATGACATAGGCCATCCATCACAAAAAAGGTTTAAGGGATGAAGaaggtaataaaatattgtgcTCAGATATCtgataacaaataaacaaataaatattagtttcaacGTTTTTGAAATTTCGCCCTGTGTGTATTTTATCGTATGGAAGTTCcaaacaaaataactttttcacGCCTATCCTAGGAACCGATTATGATGAGTTCTGGTACAAAAATAGACAACGCCCTGATATTTTGCTGTAAAAAGGCATAAAGGTGATAAAGGGGTTAATAGGGATAGATAAGGGGTAATAGTGGTCGAAAACTCGTATTGGCAAGTCGTCATATTAGAAGACGAACCCATGAATagttttttatgtgtatgtgATTAATCGTCAAATATGTGAACCTATTGAAGCGTTGCACATAGCTAGGCTTTAATTATTTGTGCTCGATTACTGTAAAATAGTGAGGTCTTATTCCTCCTCGATTACGTTATTTTGtacaagtttattattattttacgcaATTACATAGAATTCTATAGACCGAGAGCCCAGGAAGGCCAGACTTTCGTCATttcataaaagctgaaaatttctcAGTGCATGCTTCCAACAACGATAGAAGCAATGGCTAAATATGATGTTTAACTCGTGGTTACTTTGGCAGATACCAGGTATCAAAGGCGTATAAAATTCTAGTAGTAGACTACTCGGGATTGGAGCTATTGAAATTGACCGGCTACTTaagaaaaatcttttaataCTTAGGTACCCAAGTGGCACGTCTGAAGATCAGTTTTATACTATGACGTAAGTTCAGTTTCAAAAGTTTGTGGCTCTAATTGATGtgatatctaatattttttcgaataaaacattaaaaaattacgcAATAGGAAATGACGTGAGTTGCCACTTTGTACTCTTTAATATCAATTAAGtctataatactaaataacatagttttattatatcttatgcACTTATGAAACTGACACGTatgtattactttaattttaatatgtttctatttaatatttgacaGCTCTTTGAATATAAATGCAAGTGTTACTTGTTAAGCAGGCCATATAAGGGCAAGGTGTTATGAATTATCTAATGTATAAAGAACGAGATCAACCACACACGCACTTGATATAACTCGCAGCTGTGACCCAAAAAGTTAATTGTTTTGCAGCCGCTTTTACTATTTCCATACTCCTTTACATAAAGCGCTTTGACAAACTCTCTGGTGTACCTAAAGGTACGTGTGCCGTGCTGGATGCGCCTAAACACAgacagtcgcgggttcgattcccactcggaatggatatttgtgtttataataaaatcccacaaacaattttagaattgttttaacacaaatttaaagaatttatttaaaaaaaattaatggatAAAGcggacgctgtattttatgcaacatattactaatttgtactaaaacacagttaatacattatttttcaaaagagtaactgaggagtttcttgccgattcttctctgcagaatttatattccgaatcggttgtagctttacttttatacaaataataatttatttttaaagttttaatttgtaaaataacgattcgaaaatgctcatggggcctatttgaataaaactgtttttgattttgatttatacaaacatttatttcctgTCTGATTGTTAGTCCTTGTCTCTGAcagatcgacagcttaacgtgctctccgccgtgcctcggagagcacgtttaagCTGTCGTTCCCCGTTCTTATCACCTGAGAGTGAtcgtatgaaaaatatatccaccaagccgctttggagcagtgtggtggattaagctctgatctgaGGATCTCTCtgagggaaagaggcctatgcccagcagtgggatattacaggctgaaacgttacataaagttatttaaaatgcaattgaaaatgatatattttacacacaacaaatataaactgaactttagttttataattttttcattatttttcattatctgAAATAAATGTTGAAACAATCTTTAGATATACAACTGAAAttgatatataaatagtaataattgtataGATGATGTTCTGTTTAAGGGGATCCCAGACGAAttcggccgttttcatgtgctataaagtgtacgttaaagttacgttaaaaatatcaaataaatatatgttgtaactcagattcagtttattaatgtgactgtaagataattgtataaaattctctaaataaagagaaataattgtttacctggacctcctttcgcgtacaaaaatcgtataggctttctaattttactacttacaatagtgaatattttttttattaattaagaattctgtacttaatatttctacagaagggttttttattatgtgccgtattttattagaaaatcgtaaaaatataatttttggttatttgccgggcgacaggcgacccgcggcagacggccagaggcctttgtacggggagcttgtgtcgctcgtcatcgcacgctgctcttgcttacgcgcaaatctatttactttttttaatccaagataggcatcaaaatgtaacaggtagacagacttactgttgaattttgcaattgtatttacttcaaataaa encodes:
- the LOC123664099 gene encoding cysteine-rich hydrophobic domain-containing protein 2; translated protein: MADFDAIYPDETEPEENIEETHVTLVPDPIVVRGAGNMTVFGLSNRFNGEFPPGLQSRVAPEEYQATIARINSVLKKTLPVNVKWLFCGCVCCCCTLGCSLWPVICLSKRTQHSLNKLLEWENSRLYNKLGLRWRLTKQHCDSSSMMEYVLLIEFIPKIPIYRPD